The genomic region CGCTCGGCCCTCAGGTGGTGGGCGCTGCGCCGAGGCTCGGACGACCTCGCCCCTCGCGCGCGCGCCGAGCGCCCGGCGGTGGCCGAAGCGCTCTGAGGAACGCCGAAGCACCGACCCGAGAGCGCGTCACTGGCCTCTCGTGAGAGATGCGCAGCACCGGCCGAAAATCCCCAGCCGCGGCTCGGTGTGGCTCGGTTATGTTCGCGGTCCGGTCGCGCGATGTGCGCCGGTCGACCGCAGGAGGTGATCTCGTGGGCCTGAGCGACCGCCCAGACTGGGGTGGGCCGGCGATCTACGTCGAAGACGTCCACAAGAGCTTCGGTGAGGTGCAGGCGCTCAACGGCATCGACCTCGTCGTCGAGCGTGGCAAGGTCCTCGGCCTCCTCGGACCGAACGGTGCGGGAAAGACGACGGCCGTCAAGATCCTGACGACCCTGCTCCAGCCCGACCGGGGTCGCGCCCTCGTCGAGGGGCGCGACGTCGTCCGCTCCCCCGCGGCGGTACGTGAGCTGATCGGTCTCGCCGGACAGGCGACGGCGATCCAGGAGGAGCTGACCGGCCGGGAGAACCTCGAGATCATGGGCCGCCTCTACCACCTCGAACCTGCGCTGCGCCGCGAGCGAACCGCGGAAGCACTCGAGCGCTTCGACCTCCTCGAGGCGGCGGACCGGCCGACCAAGGGTTACTCCGGAGGCATGCAGCGTCGCCTCGACCTCGCGATGAGCCTCGTCTCCCGCCCGCGGGTGCTGTTCCTCGACGAGCCGACGACGGGGCTCGATCCGCGTAGCCGCCTCGAGATGTGGGCCGTCATCCGGGAGCTCGTGGCCGGCGGCGCGACGCTGCTGCTCACCACGCAGAACCTCGAAGAGGCGGACGAGCTCGCCGACGAGATCGTCGTCATCGATCACGGGCGCGTCATCGCCGCCGGCACCGCGAGCGAGCTGAAGAACCGCGTCGGCGGCGACATCCTCGAGCTGACCGTCGTCGATGCCGCCCGGGTCGGCGAAGCGACAGAGGCACTCCGATCGCTCTCGGATGCGGAACCGATCGTCGACACCGAGTCAGGCCGCATCAACTTGGCCGTCGGCCTCGACGGGTCGCACGCCCTCGTCGAGACGGTGCGCCGCCTCGATGCGATCGGAGTCCAGACCGAGGGGCTGGCCATCCGCAGGCCATCCCTCGACGACGTCTT from Acidimicrobiales bacterium harbors:
- a CDS encoding ATP-binding cassette domain-containing protein; translation: MGLSDRPDWGGPAIYVEDVHKSFGEVQALNGIDLVVERGKVLGLLGPNGAGKTTAVKILTTLLQPDRGRALVEGRDVVRSPAAVRELIGLAGQATAIQEELTGRENLEIMGRLYHLEPALRRERTAEALERFDLLEAADRPTKGYSGGMQRRLDLAMSLVSRPRVLFLDEPTTGLDPRSRLEMWAVIRELVAGGATLLLTTQNLEEADELADEIVVIDHGRVIAAGTASELKNRVGGDILELTVVDAARVGEATEALRSLSDAEPIVDTESGRINLAVGLDGSHALVETVRRLDAIGVQTEGLAIRRPSLDDVFLSLTGHDTAEAAIEAAAGRPSRRRG